From Candidatus Protochlamydia phocaeensis, one genomic window encodes:
- a CDS encoding branched-chain amino acid transport system II carrier protein: MSSKYRTLSTGLAMFSMFFGAGNVIFPLVIGQAAGEQTPYAIAGLLLTAVGVPFLGLLAILLFQGSYEQFFNRLGKIPGFLLAASIMLLIGPFGGLPRCVALSYATLKVSCPSLSFGWFSLAAFALIFLCTFKKSRIMDLLGYILTPLLLGSLFIIVVAGLWTAPSTQESALSSGQSFMYGLVEGYNTMDLLAAFFFSSIIFHSLKASFSEEQEQERKILAVGLKASCIGAGLLSLVYVGFSLVAAHHASSLTLSSQGELLGSLTLKILGPYAGLIATATIALACLTTAIALAAVFAEFLQKVLLKQRINYLTALLATLSASYAVSTLEFTGIVTLLAPLLQIAYPALIAFTLVNILAKLRQLKPAQSLLTRDESAFKAETI, encoded by the coding sequence ATGTCTTCTAAATACCGTACTTTATCTACCGGTCTTGCCATGTTTTCCATGTTCTTTGGAGCAGGCAACGTCATCTTTCCCCTTGTAATAGGGCAAGCAGCCGGAGAGCAAACCCCTTATGCGATTGCCGGTCTTCTGCTTACAGCCGTCGGCGTTCCCTTTTTGGGACTCCTTGCCATTTTATTGTTCCAAGGTAGCTATGAGCAATTTTTTAATCGCCTAGGTAAAATTCCCGGCTTTTTATTGGCTGCTTCCATCATGCTTTTAATAGGCCCATTTGGAGGCTTGCCCCGCTGTGTCGCGCTTTCTTATGCCACGCTTAAAGTCTCTTGCCCTAGCTTGTCTTTTGGCTGGTTTAGCTTAGCCGCATTTGCGCTCATTTTTTTGTGCACATTTAAGAAAAGCCGCATCATGGATTTGCTTGGCTATATCTTGACCCCTCTCTTGCTGGGCAGCTTATTCATTATAGTTGTTGCTGGCTTATGGACGGCTCCTTCTACTCAAGAATCCGCTTTATCCAGCGGACAGTCATTTATGTATGGCCTAGTAGAAGGATATAACACAATGGACTTGCTTGCCGCCTTCTTTTTCTCTTCAATTATTTTTCATAGCTTAAAGGCAAGCTTTTCCGAAGAACAGGAACAAGAGAGAAAAATCCTGGCCGTCGGGCTTAAAGCAAGCTGCATTGGAGCCGGATTGCTATCGCTCGTTTACGTTGGCTTTAGCTTAGTCGCAGCCCATCACGCCTCCAGCTTAACTTTAAGTAGCCAAGGCGAATTATTAGGGTCGTTAACTTTGAAAATACTGGGACCTTATGCTGGACTTATCGCAACAGCTACCATTGCATTAGCCTGTCTGACGACGGCTATTGCTTTAGCGGCTGTTTTTGCAGAATTTTTACAAAAGGTCTTGCTCAAGCAGCGCATCAATTATTTGACAGCCCTTTTAGCGACTTTGTCGGCCAGTTATGCTGTCTCAACGCTAGAGTTTACAGGGATTGTCACCTTGTTAGCTCCTCTGTTGCAAATCGCCTATCCTGCCCTTATCGCTTTTACGCTAGTGAATATCTTAGCAAAGCTCAGGCAGCTTAAGCCCGCTCAATCTCTCCTGACAAGAGACGAAAGCGCTTTTAAAGCAGAGACCATTTAA
- a CDS encoding aspartate kinase, producing MKFGGAAVATPDQFSHIADLIIARHKIYSRLVIVVSAMGQTTNQLIELAKQVHPTPPQREYDMLISTGERISMALLAMALCHKNKEAVSFTGSQSGIITCANHSHAKIIDVRPYRLASCLEQGKIVIVAGFQGVSMQKEITTLGRGGSDTSAVALAIALGASQVEFFKDVPGIFDKDPKFYSEAEKFPHLTYERALDIVNRGAKVLHARAIRLAAKNGLPLQVRSFMPTKISEEGTWIYDPAIERQPTPLYEDI from the coding sequence ATGAAATTTGGGGGAGCGGCAGTGGCGACTCCCGATCAATTTTCCCATATTGCCGATTTAATTATTGCTAGACATAAGATCTATTCCCGTTTAGTGATAGTGGTAAGCGCAATGGGACAGACAACAAATCAGTTGATTGAGCTGGCCAAGCAAGTGCATCCGACGCCGCCGCAAAGAGAATATGATATGCTGATTAGTACAGGAGAGCGAATTAGTATGGCTCTTCTTGCGATGGCTCTTTGCCATAAAAATAAGGAGGCGGTGAGCTTTACGGGCAGCCAATCCGGAATTATAACATGTGCAAATCATAGTCATGCGAAAATTATTGACGTCCGCCCTTATCGACTTGCCTCTTGCTTAGAGCAAGGTAAAATTGTGATTGTAGCTGGTTTTCAAGGTGTCAGTATGCAAAAAGAAATCACGACTCTTGGAAGAGGGGGATCGGATACGTCTGCAGTGGCTTTAGCTATTGCATTGGGAGCTTCCCAAGTAGAGTTTTTTAAAGATGTACCGGGGATTTTTGATAAAGATCCCAAGTTTTATTCAGAGGCCGAAAAGTTTCCTCATTTGACTTATGAAAGGGCTTTAGATATTGTCAATCGAGGGGCGAAGGTGCTTCATGCGAGGGCTATTCGGCTGGCTGCTAAAAATGGCTTGCCTTTGCAGGTCCGCTCCTTTATGCCTACAAAAATAAGCGAAGAAGGAACCTGGATTTATGATCCAGCTATTGAAAGGCAACCAACACCTCTTTATGAGGATATTTAA
- the rpsA gene encoding 30S ribosomal protein S1, giving the protein MSKHPQHTWNESNIVDDVQFQEKDAELFKNLLTQSEAVPVEENSLMSPGSILKGRIVEITKDHVVVDVGLKSEGLVPIEEFSDPSQVYLDAEVEVLLDQAEDENGQIVLSREKAERLRQWEYILEHCEEGSIVKGRVIRKVKGGLMVDIGMEAFLPGSQIDNKRIKNLDDYIGKTYEFKILKINIERKNVVVSRRELLEAERISKKAEVLEHIQPGDIREGVVKNITDFGVFLDLDGIDGLLHITDMTWKRIKHPSEMVQLGQKLEVMILSVDKDKGRVALGLKQKGPNPWDQIEQKYPPGTRVHGKIVNLLPYGAFIEIEPGIEGLIHVSEMSWVKNITDPSEVVKKGDEVEAIVLSVQKEEGKISLGIKQTEHNPWDDVERKYPVGHNVKAEIRTLTNYGAFVELEPGVEGLIHISDLSWIKKVSHPSEVLRKGDIVDAVILSVDKESKKITLGVKQLSTNPWESIEKTMPVGSLVKGKVTKITAFGAFVELDSGIEGLIHVTELSDQAFGKVEDVVSKGDEVTAKVIKLDPEHKKIALSIKEYLIDQNQYNRDDIVVTPAKRKKKDEQHAGSEQESDEE; this is encoded by the coding sequence ATGTCTAAACACCCTCAACACACTTGGAATGAAAGCAACATCGTCGATGATGTCCAGTTCCAGGAAAAAGATGCAGAATTATTTAAAAATCTTTTAACACAAAGCGAAGCGGTGCCCGTTGAAGAAAATTCTTTAATGAGCCCAGGCAGTATTTTAAAAGGACGTATAGTCGAAATTACGAAGGACCATGTGGTCGTCGATGTAGGCTTAAAATCCGAAGGATTAGTTCCTATTGAAGAATTTTCCGATCCTTCTCAAGTTTACTTGGATGCCGAAGTTGAAGTCCTGCTCGATCAAGCAGAAGATGAAAACGGTCAGATCGTTCTTTCAAGAGAAAAAGCCGAACGCCTTCGTCAGTGGGAATATATTCTCGAGCATTGTGAAGAAGGTTCTATCGTTAAGGGTCGCGTCATTCGAAAAGTTAAAGGCGGCTTGATGGTTGATATTGGAATGGAAGCTTTCCTTCCTGGCTCGCAGATCGACAATAAGCGCATTAAGAATTTAGATGATTACATTGGCAAGACTTACGAATTCAAGATCTTAAAGATCAATATTGAACGTAAAAACGTTGTCGTTTCTCGCCGTGAATTACTGGAAGCAGAGCGCATCTCTAAGAAAGCTGAAGTGTTAGAACATATTCAGCCGGGCGATATTCGCGAAGGCGTTGTGAAGAATATTACGGACTTCGGCGTATTCTTGGATTTAGATGGCATTGATGGCCTGCTCCACATTACGGATATGACTTGGAAGCGTATTAAGCACCCATCAGAGATGGTTCAGCTTGGACAGAAGCTCGAAGTCATGATTTTAAGCGTGGACAAAGACAAAGGACGCGTTGCTTTAGGATTGAAGCAAAAAGGTCCTAATCCATGGGATCAAATTGAGCAGAAATATCCGCCAGGAACACGCGTTCACGGCAAGATCGTCAATCTTCTCCCCTATGGAGCCTTTATTGAGATCGAACCAGGCATTGAAGGATTGATTCACGTCTCTGAAATGTCTTGGGTAAAAAACATTACAGATCCGAGCGAAGTTGTCAAAAAAGGCGATGAAGTAGAAGCGATTGTTTTATCTGTTCAAAAAGAAGAAGGCAAAATTTCTTTGGGAATTAAGCAGACAGAGCACAATCCTTGGGATGACGTCGAGAGAAAATATCCTGTCGGACATAATGTGAAGGCAGAGATTCGCACGCTTACTAATTATGGCGCTTTTGTCGAATTAGAGCCGGGCGTAGAAGGCCTCATTCACATCTCAGATTTAAGCTGGATTAAGAAAGTTTCCCATCCTTCAGAAGTCTTGCGCAAAGGCGATATCGTCGATGCAGTCATCCTCTCTGTTGACAAGGAAAGCAAAAAAATCACTTTAGGCGTTAAGCAATTGAGCACAAACCCATGGGAATCCATTGAGAAGACTATGCCGGTTGGAAGCTTAGTGAAAGGCAAAGTGACTAAAATCACAGCTTTCGGCGCTTTTGTCGAATTAGACAGCGGCATTGAAGGCCTCATCCATGTGACAGAACTATCCGATCAAGCATTCGGCAAGGTTGAAGATGTCGTTTCCAAAGGAGACGAAGTAACTGCCAAGGTTATTAAGCTTGATCCCGAGCACAAGAAAATTGCTTTGTCAATTAAAGAATATTTAATTGATCAAAATCAATATAATCGTGACGATATAGTCGTAACTCCTGCTAAGCGCAAGAAAAAAGATGAGCAGCATGCTGGTTCTGAGCAAGAATCGGATGAAGAATAG
- the nusA gene encoding transcription termination factor NusA, translating to MNKDLIAIFEYLEREKGIKRELVINAIEESLQAAARKSVSGASNVTVTIHPKTGNIDVFCEKEIVEEVEVPSQEISLAAARAIDPECEIGQFIDVVVTPKDFGRIAAQKARQIITQKLRGAERDVIYEEYRHRVNELISGTIKRFVRGSNLIIDLGKVEAIMPTREYPKTEKYQVGEKVLALLQEVKDTENGGAEVILSRSSPEFVRQLLVQEVPEVNDGTIIIDKIVRDAGYRTKLTVRSTDLKVDPVGACVGMRGNRVKNIVRELHNEKIDIIPFSSDPVELLQNALSPIEIRKINLNEEEKMISIVVDDEDFAAVIGKKGMNARLNSRLIGYDLEVQRMTDYNRAMAIQRNELAATDDPTLDQPLEGIEGVNSLIFDHLVAEGYNTLRSLLKATPEQLATIPGISLETADKILEQIRKQRI from the coding sequence ATGAACAAAGATCTAATCGCCATCTTTGAATATTTAGAAAGAGAAAAAGGGATTAAGCGCGAGCTTGTCATTAACGCCATTGAAGAATCTCTGCAAGCTGCTGCTCGGAAGAGTGTGAGCGGGGCATCTAATGTCACTGTTACAATCCATCCCAAAACAGGCAATATTGATGTTTTTTGTGAGAAAGAAATTGTAGAAGAAGTAGAAGTCCCTTCCCAGGAAATCTCTTTAGCTGCGGCGCGCGCGATTGACCCAGAGTGCGAAATCGGGCAATTTATTGATGTCGTCGTGACACCTAAGGACTTTGGTCGTATTGCCGCTCAAAAAGCCCGTCAAATTATTACACAAAAGCTGCGTGGAGCTGAGCGGGACGTCATTTATGAAGAATACCGTCACCGTGTCAATGAATTGATTTCCGGAACTATCAAGCGCTTTGTTAGAGGATCTAATCTCATTATTGATTTGGGCAAAGTTGAAGCGATCATGCCGACAAGAGAATATCCTAAAACCGAAAAGTATCAGGTTGGAGAAAAAGTCTTAGCCCTCTTGCAAGAAGTCAAAGACACCGAAAATGGCGGAGCCGAGGTCATTTTGTCTCGCAGCAGTCCTGAATTTGTGCGCCAACTTTTGGTCCAAGAAGTCCCTGAAGTCAATGACGGTACTATTATTATTGATAAGATTGTCCGGGATGCCGGTTATCGCACAAAACTAACCGTCCGTTCTACAGATCTAAAAGTTGATCCTGTAGGAGCCTGTGTGGGAATGAGGGGCAACCGGGTCAAGAATATAGTCCGGGAGCTGCACAATGAAAAAATTGACATTATTCCTTTTTCTTCAGATCCAGTCGAGCTCCTCCAAAATGCCTTATCCCCCATTGAGATTCGCAAAATCAACCTTAATGAAGAAGAGAAAATGATTTCGATTGTCGTTGATGATGAAGACTTCGCCGCGGTCATTGGTAAAAAAGGTATGAATGCCAGGTTGAATAGCCGTTTAATTGGTTATGATTTAGAAGTTCAGCGTATGACCGATTATAATCGAGCAATGGCTATTCAACGGAACGAACTTGCCGCTACAGACGACCCGACCTTAGATCAACCTCTAGAAGGAATCGAAGGTGTCAATAGCTTAATCTTTGATCATTTAGTTGCCGAAGGATATAATACACTGCGATCCTTGCTTAAAGCCACTCCAGAGCAACTAGCGACCATTCCCGGCATTAGTCTGGAAACGGCAGATAAAATTTTAGAACAAATTAGAAAACAGAGGATATAA
- the infB gene encoding translation initiation factor IF-2 yields the protein MAKNLKLNIKNTQIAEAINLSGLKSKLAKKKEEESLKKPSAAKSAPKTTKAEAEELPKEEAPRIRARSKSAFAEPHIESSKEPAEAMEQPSEEETEAQSHPLSREEEPRVKTSAEIRQEIFGEELKESAIKVEEVAETIVEPSVVTEKKPIEEKSAPVSVAAPQEIKQAEVKESLTPALPLSKKEPPIPVKESMPPRDKLGPTGRHIKDYLKPKAPTPAPKAEAPVPLAAAPQQKEGAKDKLEKQKPKVKAKGFEEEAKVGEEDLARKGAKPSKFKEFKDIKPTRRPEAARQFDARDRQGLRTSEDDQQWRKRRGKNQRQQMQEDTTIRPTSLKVRLPISIKDLASEMKLKASQLIGKLFLQGIVVTLNDLLEDETTIQLLGHEFGCEITIDTAEEKRIQITDKSIKEELQQTPEDQLELRPPVVAFMGHVDHGKTSLIDTIRKSNRAAGEAGAITQHIGAFRCKTPVGDIAILDTPGHEAFSAMRARGADVTDIVVLVVAGDEGLKQQTVEAIQHAKAANVIIVVAINKCDKPNFNAENVYRQLADQDLLPEAWGGQIITVNCSAVTGQGIPELLEMLALQAEVLELRANPHTRARGTVLESEMHKGMGAVATVLVQNGTLKRGDSLVFGQLWGRVKTMHDEYGRELQEASPSTPVEITGMSGLPQAGQEFIVVKSEREAREIAEARSEGARQINLVQQQKKKTTVENLLQQATPTGKKILNIVLRADVQGSLEALKAALLKIESAKADLNIIFAGVGEVSESDVQLAAASKAVVIGFHTQIESHAEPLVKQLGVQVRLHNIIYHAIDDVKVLMAGLLEKIALENEKGKAVVKATFKSSQAGVIAGCQVTEGSIQRSNYVRVKRGQDVVWKGTISSLKRVKEDVREVQKGLECGILLNNFSDIREGDIIEAYEVTYIAQEL from the coding sequence TTGGCAAAGAATCTTAAATTGAATATTAAAAATACCCAAATAGCTGAGGCAATTAATCTAAGCGGATTAAAAAGCAAGCTGGCGAAGAAGAAAGAGGAAGAATCTCTAAAAAAACCTTCGGCCGCTAAATCTGCTCCTAAAACAACTAAAGCTGAAGCAGAAGAATTGCCAAAAGAAGAAGCCCCTCGTATTCGAGCGCGTTCTAAATCTGCTTTTGCCGAGCCTCATATTGAATCGTCCAAAGAACCTGCAGAGGCCATGGAACAGCCCTCTGAAGAGGAAACAGAAGCTCAATCCCATCCTCTTTCCAGAGAGGAAGAGCCTCGCGTAAAAACAAGCGCAGAAATTCGCCAAGAAATTTTTGGAGAAGAACTTAAGGAAAGCGCAATAAAGGTAGAAGAAGTGGCCGAAACTATTGTAGAGCCTTCAGTCGTTACAGAAAAAAAGCCTATTGAGGAAAAATCAGCTCCAGTTTCCGTAGCTGCTCCTCAGGAAATCAAACAGGCAGAAGTCAAGGAATCTCTTACTCCTGCTCTACCTTTATCGAAAAAAGAACCCCCTATCCCAGTGAAAGAATCAATGCCTCCAAGAGATAAATTAGGGCCTACAGGGCGGCATATTAAGGATTATCTCAAGCCTAAAGCTCCGACCCCTGCTCCCAAAGCAGAAGCCCCAGTTCCACTTGCAGCAGCTCCTCAGCAAAAAGAAGGCGCCAAAGACAAGCTGGAGAAACAAAAACCAAAAGTCAAGGCCAAGGGTTTTGAGGAAGAGGCGAAAGTTGGCGAAGAAGACCTCGCTCGCAAAGGCGCCAAACCCTCTAAATTCAAGGAATTCAAAGATATTAAGCCTACTCGCCGCCCTGAAGCTGCGCGTCAATTTGATGCACGCGACAGGCAAGGATTGCGCACTTCTGAAGATGATCAGCAATGGCGCAAGCGCAGAGGCAAAAATCAACGCCAACAGATGCAGGAAGACACGACTATCCGTCCGACATCTCTTAAAGTGCGTCTTCCAATTTCGATTAAGGATTTGGCTTCCGAGATGAAGCTCAAGGCTTCGCAATTAATCGGGAAACTTTTCTTGCAAGGCATTGTCGTTACGTTGAACGATTTATTGGAAGATGAAACAACCATTCAACTTCTAGGGCATGAGTTTGGCTGCGAAATTACAATTGATACAGCCGAAGAGAAAAGAATTCAAATTACGGATAAAAGCATCAAGGAAGAGCTTCAGCAAACTCCTGAAGATCAATTGGAGCTCAGACCTCCAGTTGTTGCCTTTATGGGCCACGTCGACCACGGCAAGACAAGCTTAATCGACACCATTCGCAAAAGCAACCGTGCAGCAGGCGAAGCGGGAGCCATTACCCAGCATATTGGAGCATTCCGCTGCAAGACACCTGTGGGCGACATTGCCATTTTGGACACGCCTGGCCACGAAGCGTTTTCCGCTATGCGTGCCCGCGGAGCCGACGTTACAGATATCGTTGTCTTAGTTGTTGCCGGTGACGAAGGCCTCAAGCAGCAAACAGTAGAGGCTATCCAGCACGCAAAAGCGGCCAATGTTATCATTGTTGTTGCGATTAACAAGTGCGATAAGCCCAACTTTAATGCAGAGAATGTCTATCGCCAGCTTGCAGATCAAGATCTGTTGCCGGAAGCGTGGGGAGGCCAAATCATTACGGTCAATTGCTCGGCCGTCACTGGACAGGGCATTCCGGAGCTTTTAGAAATGCTCGCTTTGCAAGCCGAGGTATTGGAATTAAGAGCCAATCCCCACACACGTGCAAGAGGAACTGTATTGGAATCCGAAATGCACAAGGGAATGGGCGCTGTCGCCACTGTTCTCGTGCAGAATGGAACGCTTAAGCGCGGCGATTCGCTTGTATTCGGCCAATTATGGGGCCGTGTGAAGACCATGCATGATGAGTATGGCCGCGAATTGCAGGAAGCTTCTCCTTCCACCCCTGTCGAGATTACAGGCATGTCAGGCCTTCCTCAAGCCGGCCAGGAATTTATCGTCGTGAAGAGCGAGCGGGAAGCAAGAGAAATTGCAGAGGCCCGTTCTGAGGGTGCCCGTCAAATCAATTTGGTCCAGCAGCAAAAGAAAAAGACAACTGTCGAGAATCTCTTGCAGCAAGCCACGCCGACAGGCAAGAAAATCCTCAATATCGTCCTTCGTGCGGATGTTCAGGGATCTCTTGAGGCGCTCAAAGCGGCTCTGCTCAAGATTGAATCGGCTAAAGCCGACTTAAATATTATTTTTGCCGGCGTAGGTGAAGTGTCCGAATCCGATGTACAATTGGCTGCTGCTTCTAAAGCGGTCGTTATTGGTTTTCATACGCAAATCGAGAGCCATGCCGAACCGTTGGTCAAGCAGTTAGGCGTTCAAGTCCGCTTGCATAATATTATTTATCATGCAATTGATGATGTCAAAGTCCTCATGGCAGGCTTGCTGGAGAAAATCGCCCTGGAAAATGAGAAAGGCAAGGCGGTTGTCAAGGCCACCTTTAAGTCTTCTCAAGCCGGCGTCATTGCAGGATGCCAAGTGACCGAAGGCAGCATCCAACGCAGCAATTATGTACGCGTTAAACGCGGCCAGGATGTGGTTTGGAAGGGAACAATTTCTTCCCTTAAACGCGTGAAAGAAGACGTCCGCGAAGTTCAAAAAGGACTGGAATGCGGTATTCTTCTAAACAACTTCTCCGATATCCGCGAAGGCGATATTATAGAAGCTTATGAAGTGACCTATATTGCACAAGAATTATAA
- the rbfA gene encoding 30S ribosome-binding factor RbfA codes for MAVQRTDRLNSLLKEVISEVIKRDVRNPHVTELVTVTRVQISKDLHHAKVYISVIGTEQEKAATIEALRSAAGFIAVNASQKVVMRYFPELTFKLDDSVEKHMRIEELLGKISKERESRQKDSSSDDTEEHEHPSDS; via the coding sequence ATGGCAGTACAAAGAACCGATCGTCTCAACTCTCTTTTAAAAGAAGTCATTTCAGAAGTCATCAAGCGTGACGTGCGTAACCCGCACGTCACAGAGCTTGTGACTGTTACGCGCGTGCAAATTTCAAAAGATTTGCATCATGCGAAAGTTTACATCAGTGTGATTGGAACTGAACAAGAGAAAGCCGCGACAATAGAAGCGTTACGCTCTGCCGCAGGATTCATTGCCGTCAATGCTTCTCAAAAAGTTGTCATGCGCTATTTTCCTGAACTGACTTTTAAGTTGGATGACAGCGTAGAAAAGCATATGCGCATTGAAGAATTACTCGGAAAAATTAGCAAGGAAAGAGAGTCCCGCCAAAAGGATTCCTCTTCAGATGATACAGAAGAACATGAGCATCCATCAGACTCTTAA
- the truB gene encoding tRNA pseudouridine(55) synthase TruB, with amino-acid sequence MSIHQTLNHISNSLPQGILLVNKPKGKTSFSLVRELRKKLGVKKIGHAGTLDPFATGVMVMLIGRNYTRLSDQFLSCDKEYIAQVRLGITTDTYDCEGQVISESDLIPTLEDVKQALLAFQGEVEQVPPMYSAKKKQGKKLYELARQGKEVERDPVKIALQTTLVSYTYPHLELHVKCSKGTYIRSLAYDLGIKLGCGAHLLNLTRTRSGTFHLKDCVEGTQLSCSDIDLASKLIHYGH; translated from the coding sequence ATGAGCATCCATCAGACTCTTAACCACATTTCTAATTCCCTTCCTCAAGGCATTTTACTTGTCAATAAACCAAAAGGCAAAACGTCTTTTAGCTTAGTGCGGGAGCTGCGCAAAAAGTTGGGAGTAAAAAAAATTGGCCATGCAGGCACACTAGACCCCTTTGCAACAGGGGTCATGGTCATGCTGATTGGCCGCAACTATACGCGGCTATCAGATCAGTTTTTATCTTGCGATAAAGAATACATTGCCCAAGTACGCCTGGGCATCACGACGGATACCTATGACTGCGAAGGACAGGTAATTTCCGAATCGGATCTTATTCCCACTTTGGAAGACGTGAAGCAGGCTTTACTTGCCTTCCAAGGCGAAGTTGAGCAGGTTCCTCCGATGTATTCGGCTAAAAAAAAGCAAGGTAAGAAGCTTTACGAACTCGCCCGCCAGGGGAAAGAGGTAGAAAGAGACCCTGTCAAGATTGCCTTACAAACCACTCTTGTCAGCTATACATATCCCCATCTGGAATTACATGTCAAATGCAGCAAGGGAACTTATATTCGCAGCTTAGCGTATGACTTAGGAATAAAGCTGGGATGCGGAGCCCATCTTCTTAATTTAACGCGAACACGCAGTGGAACCTTTCACTTAAAAGACTGCGTAGAAGGCACGCAATTGAGCTGTTCGGACATCGATCTCGCTAGCAAGCTCATTCATTACGGCCATTAG
- a CDS encoding bifunctional riboflavin kinase/FAD synthetase: MQIFHQLEDFKDHKKPVILTIGNFDGVHLGHLAVLQRARTFARDNSQLTVLTFSNHPSEVLRPEQPVPLLCTLKHKIQLLQMHSLQALVLLPFTRYLANHSAASFIERVRQFIPFTHLILGHDATLGRDRQGNKSTMQQLALEWGFTVHYVDEYRYEGQPVSSTRIRGLIQQGELGQAETLLGRPYSIYSHVLPGLGKGKQIGFPTANLEVRGLCLPPFGVYAVEVRKDNQSFRGIANLGLAPTVREDRTPLLEVHLLSSHPDFYEEPIEVIFEGFIRPEKKFESLEDLRRQIKQDIEQVKNLEKPHSLLE; the protein is encoded by the coding sequence ATGCAAATATTCCATCAATTAGAAGACTTTAAGGATCACAAAAAACCCGTTATCCTCACGATTGGCAACTTTGATGGCGTCCATCTCGGCCATCTAGCTGTCCTTCAGCGAGCGCGTACATTTGCAAGAGATAACAGCCAATTAACCGTTCTTACATTCAGCAACCATCCTTCAGAAGTTCTACGGCCTGAGCAGCCTGTTCCTCTTCTGTGCACGCTAAAGCATAAAATTCAACTCTTGCAAATGCACAGTCTGCAGGCCCTCGTTCTTCTGCCTTTTACGCGCTATCTGGCCAATCACAGCGCAGCTTCCTTTATTGAGCGCGTACGCCAATTTATCCCCTTCACCCATCTTATTTTAGGGCATGACGCCACACTGGGAAGAGACAGGCAAGGAAATAAATCGACTATGCAACAGCTCGCACTTGAATGGGGGTTCACTGTGCACTATGTAGATGAATATCGCTATGAAGGACAGCCTGTCTCCAGCACTCGCATTAGAGGCCTCATTCAACAAGGAGAACTAGGCCAAGCAGAAACTTTATTGGGAAGGCCTTATTCCATTTATTCGCACGTTTTGCCAGGATTGGGCAAAGGCAAACAGATCGGCTTTCCAACCGCCAATCTAGAGGTAAGAGGCCTCTGCTTGCCTCCCTTTGGCGTTTATGCTGTAGAAGTGAGAAAAGACAATCAATCCTTTAGGGGCATCGCCAATTTAGGCCTTGCGCCAACAGTCCGAGAAGATCGCACGCCCTTATTAGAAGTGCATTTGCTCTCCTCACATCCTGATTTTTATGAAGAGCCTATTGAGGTTATTTTTGAAGGCTTTATCCGGCCTGAAAAAAAATTTGAGAGCCTAGAAGACTTGCGCAGGCAAATCAAACAAGATATTGAACAGGTAAAAAATTTAGAAAAGCCTCATTCCCTCCTAGAGTAA